A genome region from Hevea brasiliensis isolate MT/VB/25A 57/8 chromosome 7, ASM3005281v1, whole genome shotgun sequence includes the following:
- the LOC110661199 gene encoding uncharacterized protein LOC110661199, which translates to MVVSESGPMFIKSVDCSGEVKDKQFITNLLKEAIDEVSHQKVVQVITDNTSNCKGAGEIIEEMLPHIYWTPCVVHTLNLALKNICAAKNLETNQETFDVYHCITEIHGDALQIKNFIMNHSMRLAIYNQFSPLKLLSVADTRFASIVVMLKRFKLIKRALEAMVMSDQWAQYREDDQGKARFVRDKVIDEDWWEKVDYIIAFTGPIYDMIRVCDTDKPYLHLVYELWDSMIEKVKQVIFYHEGKQADGFSPFYYVVHRILVDRWAKSNTPLHCLAHSLNPRKIFSNEDERIRANDEFANFSLKSGPFADPDSIGSMYVTDPRKWWACFGSNEPILQRRNKLTPKRAEDLVFIHNNLRLLSRNSSQYYDEKKKLWDVGGDQFGSMEDVGVLEFANLSLDEPELKSVLFDENETTSMEKENEKNSEVEEMS; encoded by the exons atggtTGTTTCTGAGTCTGGCCCCATGTTTATCAAATCTGTAGATTGTTCTGGTGAAGTGAAAGATAAGCAATTTATTACTAATTTACTAAAAGAAGCAATTGATGAGGTGAGTCATCAAAAAGTGGTACAAGTCATTACTGATAATACTTCAAATTGTAAAGGTGCTGGAGAAATCATTGAGGAAATGTTGCCACATATTTATTGGACTCCTTGTGTTGTGCACACTCTTAATCTTGCTTTGAAGAATATATGTGCAGCAAAAAATTTGGAAACTAATCAAGAAACTTTTGATGTGTATCACTGTATCACTGAAATCCATGGGGATGCTTTGCAAATCAAGAATTTTATAATGAATCATTCCATGAGGCTTGCAATTTATAATCAGTTTAGCCCTTTGAAATTGCTTTCAGTTGCTGACACTCGTTTTGCTTCTATTGTTGTGATGCTTAAAAGATTTAAACTTATTAAGCGTGCTTTAGAAGCAATGGTTATGAGTGATCAATGGGCACAATACCGAGAAGATGACCAAGGCAAAGCTAGATTTGTTCGTGATAAAGTGATAGATGAGGATTGGTGGGAAAAGGTTGATTACATCATTGCTTTTACTGGGCCCATTTATGACATGATCAGAGTTTGTGACACAGACAAACCATACCTTCatttggtttatgagttgtgggaTTCTATGATTGAAAAGGTGAAGCAAGTTATTTTTTATCATGAAGGAAAGCAAGCGGATGGGTTTTCTCCTTTTTATTATGTGGTTCATCGAATTCTTGTTGATCGTTGGGCAAAGAGCAACACTCCCCTtcattgtttagcccattcattaAATCCAAG GAAGATTTTTTCTAATGAAGATGAGCGAATTAGAGCAAATgatgaatttgcaaatttttctttgaaaagtgGACCTTTTGCTGATCCTGATTCTATTGGAAGTATGTATGTTACAGATCCTAGGAAATGGTGGGCATGTTTTGGTTCTAATGAACCTATACTTCAAAG AAGGAATAAATTAACTCCAAAACGTGCAGAGGACTTGGTTTTTATCCATAATAATCTTCGTCTTTTGTCGAGAAACTCCTCCCAATATTATGATGAGAAGAAAAAATTGTGGGATGTTGGTGGTGATCAATTTGGGAGCATGGAAGATGTGGGAGTTCTTGAATTTGCCAACCTTTCATTAGATGAACCAGAGTTAAAGTCTGTTTTGTTTGATGAAAATGAAACTACAAGCATGGAGAAGGAGAATGAGAAAAACAGTGAAGTTGAGGAAATGTCATAA
- the LOC110632164 gene encoding syntaxin-132 isoform X1 — MNDLLTDSFVGDAKRPPSNNDIEMGMQLPRSNSDMGMDAFNKQIQDVEKQVDKVSGLLKNLKEANEESKSVTKASSMKAIKKRMEKDVDEVGKTARIVKAKLEAINRDNLANRQKPGCEKGTGVDRARMNVTNALIKRFRDLMTEFQTLRQKIQDEYREVVERRVITVTGTRPDEETIDHLIETGNSEQIFQKAIQEMGRGQVLNTLEEIQERHDAVKEIEKKLLDLHQIYLDMAVLVEAQGEILDNIESQVANAVNHVQSGTTALQNAKKLQKNSRKWMCIAIIILLLIVAVIVIGVVQPWKNSKGA, encoded by the exons ATGAACGACTTGCTCACG GATTCATTTGTTGGTGATGCCAAAAGACCTCCCAGCAATAATGATATTGAAATGGGAATGCAGCTTCCAAGGAGTAACTCCGATATGGGAATGGACGCTTTCAATAAGCAG ATACAAGACGTCGAGAAACAGGTTGATAAGGTCTCTGGACTTCTCAAGAACTTGAAG GAAGCTAATGAGGAGTCGAAGTCTGTAACAAAAGCATCTTCCATGAAAG CTATCAAGAAGCGTATGGAGAAAGATGTTGATGAAGTGGGTAAGACTGCACGTATTGTCAAAGCCAAACTAGAAGCAATAAACAGAGAC AATTTAGCCAATCGGCAGAAACCTGGATGCGAAAAGGGAACTGGAGTTGACCGAGCTAGGATGAACGTTACAAA TGCCTTGATAAAAAGATTCAGGGATTTAATGACAGAGTTTCAG ACCTTAAGACAAAAGATCCAAGATGAGTATCGTGAAGTTGTGGAGAGAAGGGTCATTACAG TTACAGGAACCAGACCAGATGAAGAG ACAATTGACCACCTGATTGAAACTGGAAACAGTGAGCAAATCTTTCAGAAGGCAATTCAAGAAATGGGTCGAGGACAG GTACTAAATACCCTGGAAGAAATCCAGGAGAGGCATGATGCTGTAAAGGAAATTGAGAAAAAGCTTCTTGACCTGCACCAG ATTTATCTTGATATGGCTGTTCTTGTCGAGGCCCAAGGAGAGATCTTAGATAACATTGAAAGTCAG GTTGCAAATGCAGTGAATCATGTCCAGTCAGGGACAACTgctcttcaaaatgcaaagaaactTCAGAAGAATTCCCGAAAATGGATGTGCATTGCCATTATAATTCTTTTGCTTATAGTAGCTGTTATAGTCATTGGTGTCGTCCAACCTTGGAAGAATAGCAAGGGTGCTTGA
- the LOC110632164 gene encoding syntaxin-132 isoform X3, which yields MGMQLPRSNSDMGMDAFNKQIQDVEKQVDKVSGLLKNLKEANEESKSVTKASSMKAIKKRMEKDVDEVGKTARIVKAKLEAINRDNLANRQKPGCEKGTGVDRARMNVTNALIKRFRDLMTEFQTLRQKIQDEYREVVERRVITVTGTRPDEETIDHLIETGNSEQIFQKAIQEMGRGQVLNTLEEIQERHDAVKEIEKKLLDLHQIYLDMAVLVEAQGEILDNIESQVANAVNHVQSGTTALQNAKKLQKNSRKWMCIAIIILLLIVAVIVIGVVQPWKNSKGA from the exons ATGGGAATGCAGCTTCCAAGGAGTAACTCCGATATGGGAATGGACGCTTTCAATAAGCAG ATACAAGACGTCGAGAAACAGGTTGATAAGGTCTCTGGACTTCTCAAGAACTTGAAG GAAGCTAATGAGGAGTCGAAGTCTGTAACAAAAGCATCTTCCATGAAAG CTATCAAGAAGCGTATGGAGAAAGATGTTGATGAAGTGGGTAAGACTGCACGTATTGTCAAAGCCAAACTAGAAGCAATAAACAGAGAC AATTTAGCCAATCGGCAGAAACCTGGATGCGAAAAGGGAACTGGAGTTGACCGAGCTAGGATGAACGTTACAAA TGCCTTGATAAAAAGATTCAGGGATTTAATGACAGAGTTTCAG ACCTTAAGACAAAAGATCCAAGATGAGTATCGTGAAGTTGTGGAGAGAAGGGTCATTACAG TTACAGGAACCAGACCAGATGAAGAG ACAATTGACCACCTGATTGAAACTGGAAACAGTGAGCAAATCTTTCAGAAGGCAATTCAAGAAATGGGTCGAGGACAG GTACTAAATACCCTGGAAGAAATCCAGGAGAGGCATGATGCTGTAAAGGAAATTGAGAAAAAGCTTCTTGACCTGCACCAG ATTTATCTTGATATGGCTGTTCTTGTCGAGGCCCAAGGAGAGATCTTAGATAACATTGAAAGTCAG GTTGCAAATGCAGTGAATCATGTCCAGTCAGGGACAACTgctcttcaaaatgcaaagaaactTCAGAAGAATTCCCGAAAATGGATGTGCATTGCCATTATAATTCTTTTGCTTATAGTAGCTGTTATAGTCATTGGTGTCGTCCAACCTTGGAAGAATAGCAAGGGTGCTTGA